The stretch of DNA CCTAAGTCCCATATCCAGACAACACATAACATTCAGAGCTAATGTCATAGACCAATAGAGCAATCAAAGTCCTAAATAAACTATCAGTGAACCAAATCCTGTGGTAGAGCAAAAGGATACTCAAGGAACAGTTTGCTCAACACTAAGAACTGTATTATGATTCATAATAGTTAAcagtcaaaagagaaaaagcagagaacCTAATTGTTAGATGTCGACAAGCTGTTTGAGAAAAGCGAATTAATTCACATGAATGTTAACATTAGAAAAGAGTTGTCGATGTTAGAAACAACTCTTTAGGATGGGAGAGATGGGTTAGAGATGTTTCTCATCAGCTCACAATTGCATCTAGTCCGAAGTCATTAGGAAATATGAATggacacccccactccccttggataataaaactgtagggggaaaaaaaggaaatatgaatggTTAACTCTTCTTCAAACCACCAAATGGAGAAATAGAACTTAAGTGTCTCTGATACAGATGTTATTGGCCAGGAATCAATTAACATGCCCAGAAAGGCAAGAAAAGCTGAGTCGTTGTTCTTACCTCTGATGCTTACAACCGATGCTTCCATGGACATATTTTCTTGGAAAGCTCATTCATTTTGTTGTTTAGGAACTTAGACTTTGATCCAAAAGCTGGCCACAGAGATTGTCCCGCTGCCTTCCCTCCTGCTCTGATGCTGGAGGGTTgggcaaaggaggaggaggaagaggatcaGGAAGAACATGAAGAAAGCAGAGACCAAGGCTCCTTCCCAATCGCTCCATTTGTCAGACCTCagctaaagagagaagagaaacttcGAAGTGAATGAAGCACTGAATTTGCTttgtgattgtttttctttttttacatatgtACAAATGTACAAGTAATAAATGTACTCTTTTCACAAAGTGAAAACAGCCATGTGACTAGCACCCAAATAAGAGGTTATTACCGGCACCTGAGGAGCCTCCGTTAAGAAGGGGAATTCCTTACTTGCTTTCTAATAGGATAGATTAGTTTTGTCTGTTTCAAAAAAGCCACTATTTAAACTTTGAAAGAGGGTATGATTTGTCTTTCACTTAAATTTGTGTTTATGAGATCCATCCATGGTGTTGTGGTCTATTTATTCTCATTGCTGTATGAAcaggccataattttttttcttattcttctcttgACAACTTAGGTGTTTCCTGTTGGTGTTATACATAGTGCTCCTGTGAACACTGCTGTACCTTTTTCTCAGAACGTCTATGTTCACTTCCAAGTGAAATGTCTATGTCATTGGAATGTCTAAATTTAGCTTTAGGAGATATTTCCAAGTTTTCCCAAAGTTCTGATTTATACTCACATGCACAGGgggtgagagttcctgttgctccacccCTTGCCCACATTCActgttttccatcttcttttaTTTCGTCCTTTCTGTtaagtgtgaagtggtatctcactgtggtttcgattttcatttctctaatgccTAAGGAAGTTGAGcacctatttatatatttataggctacttagaatttcttttttatgaagtCTTTGTTCAAAACATTTGCCTATtgggttgtctcttttttttcccctgtatttaaTTCACCCATCTATTacactattcctttttttctcttctttgctatACACTCTCCTTCCTCTCCATATCATAAATATCCAAAGACAGAGTCAGAGTGTTCTTAGCACATCATCACCCTCAGAGCCTGcaatctgttttctttaaaacacCTGCTCAAAAATACCTACTGATTTGCATTAGGAGATTTTTTTATCTGCTAAATTAGCCCAAGGCTCTAGTCCCTGTGGTTCTACTTGGCTTCTAGAATTTCTCCTCTAGAATAGCTGCAGCAAAACCTCAGCTCTCTATGAAGATACAAACTTGAGGATGTGCTTTAGGTGGTAGGAACCAGAATTCATTCCTCTCGGGTTGATGATGACTATTTGAGAACCAtgggaaaataaggaaaatatgaagAAGGCCAATCCTGAAAAGGAATTTCTCTGGTGGATGGTattgttttatgatttctttcatcttGTTATACCTTCAAGATTCTTCTCCTCCATTTGAACATTCATTTCATTTGAAAGTGTCTCTGTCAtcttcctccagctttcttttttaattttatttttatttaaaattttttcaatttaacttttattttatattggagtatagttgatttacaatgttgtgatttcATTGTCTCTTGTAGAAGTGCCACACTGACTTCCTTCAGCTCCATTCTTTTTACTTTGCAAGATTTCCAATTCTATCTTCTCTCTCCCATGATTTTCAGTAAACcacattaatttaattttctcttggtCATTTCCTGGTCATTCATCTCCTGGAAATTAGCGAGGATAAGTAAATATCTGTTTTGCCTGATGGAAATATCCtgatgtaaataatttaaaaatggcccatttaatttaaatgtgaattttaatagAATGTAATCACATAAATAAACATCCCTGTTTCACCAcgtataaaaacaataaaaatgttaattctgTGGATTACAGCCTTAAAATTCTATCTGCGCTGTTCTCTATAATATACAGCTATGGTTCCAGTAGATCTTCTCTGTGTCTATAATCACCTCTGTGAAGGTATTTATTGGTGATTATTTTcacacagatttttatttatctagttcctgtcaaaaaggaaatttcaaaggCAACAGGTATTGATGTTTCAAGTTTGTCCAGCAGTTGTCAATGCTGGCTTCATGTTAGAAATCCTGAGGTGTgtctaaaaattagtgatatcTGGGCTCTACCCCAGACCAACTCATTCAGAATCTCTGGAGGAAGCCCATTCATCCGGGTATTTTAAAGACCCCAGGTATTTTAACGCACCACCAAAGTTGAGAATTGCTGAGTCTATGGCcatgaatatgaagaaaaaataagtaaaaaatgttaaaaaacttAATCGTCAGTACTGCATTTAAGTTTACAACTCTATATTCTTAGAGGCGGGTAAGAGTCCTCTCTTTGGCCCAGTCCTGGATTTCTGCTTGTCCAAATGTGAGGTAAAAAACCAGGCCAAATATGTTGACAGCAGCAGCCAGGAAAAAGACATTCCTCCATCCAGACACAGAATCCTGGAGGCAAGAAACACAGAATCACCAGTGTCACAGTTCCTTCTGCACCAGGTCTAGAAATCCTCCATTTTGTATATTGCAACACTGACCATAAAGAATCTAGGGAACAATATGCAATAACCACTTAACATCTTGAGTTATCAAAGAAGGTTTCATGAAACTCTTGGAAATGAGAGGACTCCAAAATGAACATTGTGTTCTGGCTTAAGACGGATTTCTCTTAAACTCGAATAAATTAACCTACACTAATCTTCTTCTAGAAATTTGGACCGCAACATTCTAGAAAGTATCATAGTACTTATTTAAAACTATGCCTTAAAGATCTTCACTCTTGtgctctctgtttttgttttgttttttgctgttgacatCAGTCACGGCAACCCCTTAGTGGACATCTCAATGTGATGTGAGTTATATTTGGTCTGCACGTATGATTCTCTTCACCAAGCCCCTGTAAGTCATACTTCATTTCTGGCATTATAGGTATAATGGATTCCTAGACATCTGGTCAAAAATTAACCTGAAAACTAGATCACATAGagatgtattaaaaacaaaacaaatccagaattcccactgtggctcagtggtagcgaacctgactagtgtctatgaggatgtgggttcaatccctgacctcacttagtgggttaaggatccaatgttgccatgagctgtggtgtaggtcacagacacggctagatCTGGCAtagctacggctgtggtgtaggcctgcagctgcagctctgatttgacccctcacctgggaacctccatatgttgcaggtgtagccctaaaaagcaaaaatacaacaaagaaagaaagaaaacaaaacaaaacaaaaatgccaaatccttgTAAGCTGGCTCATGTTTTCCTGCCATCTCAGCCTGGTTCTGCCTTTCCATCTTCCCTACAAGCTTCACAAGCCATGCTCCCTGGTCTCACAGGCATTCTTTTTTCACCCATGATTTTACCTATCTTTCAGCTGgccttgtgttttcattttatgatgtttttaaaaactggaattaATCTGAACAGGCTCTTCATAAACTTCCCCTTCTGAATCTGTGACTTCATCTTTTACTTTTCCTTAACATGTATCATTCACTCTGGTCATAACTAAGAGATGTTTTATACTTTCATTCCTCTAGGAAGTTACATATACTATTTTCTCTGCCTGAATTGCTCATTTTTTATCAACCTAACacctatttatttttagaaattcagcttatatttttctctccctgGGAAATCTGACTTACTAGCCCTGATTTAGAGTCCCTCATGGATAATTGTGTTGACATCCATGCTTATTTTCCCCATCAGACCATATAATCCTTTAGAATAGAGACCCTGCTATGAATCTCCAGTGCCTCAAACAATACCTGCTACTGGAAGATGTTCAATAAACTGGCCCAACCTGACTGATAAGGAATCCGGTGGCAGTGGAGGAGATGATTCCCGCGATGAGCCCAAATCCCCTTGAGATCCCCATGAGGAAACTTGCATATCTGCAGGGAGATGATTTTATACATGATTTTACATGGAAAGTTGCCCATGGCTTTTCAGCAACTCAACTTTAATGCAGTTCAGCTCTAATAGACAAGTCATTTAGCCCAATGCAGTTTCTGATCCCCTCAAGACAGTGAGGCAATGTCTGTTTGCCGATCCTGAAATCACCTAACCACTGACTCAACAACTAGGGAATAATTCTGTCTCCCAGGAGCCCAGGATGGCACTCTGGCTGCTCAGCATGGCAGTAGTTTGTACATTGGACAGGACAACATACTCTGGACAAACAGCTAAGGTGTTGGCCTGGGTCACAATCATAGCTCTACCTTTGTGTGTCTTCAGGAACGTCACTTAGCTTCCTCAAACATCTCTCTTATAAAGTGAGGGCAATGACAGGGCATGTAGTTGTGAGGATTAGTTGATGTATAAGTCCTTTGAATAGGGTTTGGCTCATCgcaagaatatatacatatgtatatatacgtagtAGCTGATAACGTCAACACTCTGGAAGCTTTTCCAAAACACATGTGAGGTTCCTTTCCCAGAATACACAGTCTAATCTCTAGTGGAGAAGCTGCAGAAGCTTCTCATTCAAATGTCACTGGCCAAGATTGGGCACTATTGTTCTAAAAATGCCTTAGGTCGTGGCCACATACTGACATATTTggatatttgtcatttttatgccACCATTTTGTTCATAAGAAGGAGTTATAAGAAGAAGATTGAGGTATAAACCTCCAGAAGGGAATGGAGGAGGGGAACAAGCAGGTTAAGATCTTACCTGGGGGCAACATCTAAGGTATTAATGATGAATCCCGAATCACACAGGTTGCTGGTCCCGGGAATAAGTATCAGCAAAATAATGGTTGTTATGTAACTGGAAGCCACAAaaggcagagccacagcacatAGTGATGGAAGGAGGAGCCCTGGGCAATAAGACATGCTGTCAGGAAACTTCTCTGACCACATGTGGAGAAAGGGATTGGTTAACTGCGTCCTGACTATCCTTACCTAGGGACGAAAAGAGTTTTCGGACGGTGATTAATCTGAGAAGTTTCCTGGACAGGAGGAAATCTGCCAACTGACCTCCTAGAATTGTACAACTTGAGGCGGCAATAAAAGGCAGGGAGGACAGCACCCCActctgaaggaaggaaattgacACAGTGAGTAGTCACAGAGGGGCAGGTGGCCCCAGAGATTATCAGTTACACAGGCCACCCATTAGCCCATCTTCCTGCTATTCTGAGTTGTTTTAAGGGAATTAGCATCCATTTCCACATAAGAAGAACACTATTTCAGGTAAGAGAGCCAGCACTTGCACTACACTGCTCTCCAGAGAAAAGCACTACTCATTTCTGAGGGGAAGTGAAGAATCAGCCAGTACAGAAGTGTTGCATAATGGCTAAGAACACAGATGCTGCAGCAGCTCTACCACTGAGGAGCTGTGTAATCCAGGACAGGTCCTCTCACCTCAGTGTGTCCCTATCTCTACACCTGTGCAGTGAGAATCATTATAATGACTCTCCCAAGATCattgtgaaggttaaatgagcATTATGTACAAAGCCAAAAGGTAGCAGGCAGCATAGAACtatttctctttatggccattatcatttttataagaGTCCAGGAAGCATACTCACATCTCTGATGTTGACATGGAGCACGGAACTGATGTACGTTGGCAGGTAAGTTATGATTATGGTGCATAACCAGAAATGACTGAAAAACCCCGTGAAAATGGCCCAAAGTGGTAGGCATCTGACCATAGCCTTTATGGGGACAGATCGTCTAGGAGAACTGGACTGAAAGGAAATATCTAATTAACATGGGCATTAGAAAAGGCCAGAGGGTGCTTCTCCTGAGCACCCCACACCCTGCCCTGGAAATCTCTGCGTGGTCCACAGGTAGAAGGGGGTGCACCATACCTGTTGAGCCAATGAGGACACGATGTGTTCCTTTTCCCTGGCGGTTATGCATGGGTGATGCAAAGGGTCATCATAAATCACTGTGAACCACAGGAGACAGCAGACACAGCCAGTACTACCTGGGAAGCCGCAACCCAGTTAGTTTCCAGGTAGATTTGTGTGCTGGGGGAAGGGAGTTTCCTCTGAAGTAGCACACCTCCCCCATAAAGTATACATATCTCTTCATGGTTATTCCACCATAAGGACCTAAATTTTCCTATTCATTTCATCTCATCTACAAATCTCCTTGTGACTAAATAGTTCCAAATACCACCTCTCAAATATAGAATGTCATTTGTCAACGTCGAAGCCCTCTGGAGAGAACATGAGAATGAACATACCATTGCATATCTGATTAATTACTCTTCAGACTCCAGTGGGTGTAACGTTATGTGTCATTGGTAGTAATTTCTTAATATACATACTACTGTCCTATTTTGGAAGATCCAAATAAGTCAGGATTGAAGAAGAAAGTAGTCATCTGTATGCCAAACAACCTGCCATAACATCAATGTGGCAAGGCAAGGAAAAATTTCCAACACCTTTGCAAAAGACAGTGTCTTTTGTATTCAAATAACACAGCTATTACAGATTTCCAGAAAATCTTTCTTGACAGTACCTGATTAACATGGGTGAACCAAAATGACCTGGGATTAGCATCAGTAATGAGAAAGCCCTCCTAGCCAGAACCATACTGAATGACACCATTTAGTTGTAACAATAGGACATAAACAAATCTCATTGCTGAGATTTGTCTTTCAAAGAGAATCTAAATTAAAAGACTCTGGGGATTAATGTTCTTTAAATTCCCTCTAATTACTGgatttatccattcctttatttatGAAGCTTTAAGTCAGGCACTATAGTAGTaccaaagtgatttttaaaatatagaaaggaTTCCCTGGCTCAATTATTTCAGTCTagtgaaagagagggagaaggggaaaggaaTAATTACATACCAACAAAGCctagaaaagaaattattagtGAGTATCACAGAGGACAGAAAGACTTAATCTGATGGGATAAGTCTTGGTAGTGCCCATAGGGAAGGGTGCATTTAATGAGTTTTGCAAGATTGACCTGGTAGAGAATAGGTTAAGGGCATCTTGgcagaaaaatattaattataataaaatatgaagacaCATGGAAAATGTGCTTCACCAACTCTGACATCTGAACCACACAGTAGAAATCTACAGTTCTCAACAGTCTTTGCCATCTTTCATTTAACAAAGGGCATTTTCTCTCAAATGGGAAGAATGTGGGCAAGAGGTAAGGTAAGCATCAAACTAAATGCCTGGGAAATGGAGGTGTTAGGATTTAAGAGAAAGTGACTCACCAAAGATATAGAAGATAAAAGGCCAGCCCAAGGCCTGTGAGATTAGTCCCCCCACACAGAGGATGATGAAGGACCCAAACGCTGCGCCTGAAGAGAAGAGGGATAAAAAACACTTAGGAAAATAGCAAAGGTTGAGACTGAGTGGATTCCCTGCATGTTGTCCCAACAGAGAGGAGGCAGACTTAGAAATTACTGGGTGATGAGAGTCTTTCTCCTAGCTCACAGATCTCCCCCATCAAAGCCATGTGAAGTCATCAGAATTAATAAATCATGATACGCCTCCCAACACTTCAATGGCTCCTTAACACCAGTGTAACTAAATCCCAATCCTTTGGCTTGTCATAGAAACTCTCTGCAAACAGAGACCATCAGTATTTATAATTAGTTACATTTTGACAGGGGCAGTATGACATTGGCAACAGAGAATTAAAGTGTTACAAAAATTAACAAGATAAAGTCCTCCACCTCAAGGAACATTCAGTTCAGTTGGAGAGAAAAGGGCAACAAAAATTCAATATTATAAGTGTAACACAATGTAGAACTTGAGTCTGAACTCTATTTTTCAGAGACCCACAATAGGAAATATATCTTACATGGCAACataatatgtacacacacacacacacacacacacacacacaacaaaagtTTCATAAATCAATACTTAGCCTTACGATGTGCAATTCACTCCAAAATCTTCTatccacttttattttaaaatactgattttgacCTATTCAATTGATTTTATGACCCCTTCAGTGGGTCCCAATATGCAATTTGGAATAAAGTGGACGTGGAATACAAATACGATAATAAAAGTACAATTTTTCTATGAAAGTACACATgaggagaaaattaaaactgATGATAAGATTAACAAATTGTTTACATGAACTAAGCAGTAGGATGGATCGGATTTTGGTAGGAATAGGAGTTAAATGCAAATTGTATGTGGTGTGACCTGAGCCTTGCTTACAGAGGGATGCTGAATGGAAAGGCAGGCTAGGTTGAGCATCTTTATAACCATTCAATAAGGAGGTCAATTTTTATCTGTAAGATGAAGGAACACATTGAAGTTTCCCAAACAAGTGAGCAAAACTGCCCCATCCGTGCTTTGGGGAGGTGACTTTGCTTTGATGGGGAGAGAAATTTTAAGGAAACAAAGCTAGAGGAGAGGGAAGACTTACTGAGAGCATGTATGTAGAGGAGATGGTGACACCTATAATGGAAGGAGTCAGAACTCAGGAGGGTTGTTTTAGAGTAAAAAATGCAGATGCAGCCATGCATTGGACTGGAAAGAGAGAGACTTGAGTCTCAGTTCTGTTCTTCAAATATACACTCTCAGTGCAACAGCAATGATGAAGTTGTCCAGTCCTTAGTGTGATCACACACTATGAAAGGGAACTGTAGCATGGTGAGTGAGAGTGTGCACGCTGGAACTAAATTGCCTGGGATCATATCTCTACCCCCTGCTAACTATTTGTCTCTGAGAAGTTAATCTCAGGATACTTTAATTCCCTTCTGtgtaaaatgagttttaaaatagtACTTATATCAAAGGGTTTTGTGAAAATTAGCTCAGAATAGTTAAGAGCTTAGAATAATATGAGCAATTGAAACTCTATTTTCCAGCCTGATTTATCTCCTTACCATCGATAGTCTTAATTATCACTTGCATATCTTTGTTAAAAGGGTATCCATAacatttatttgatcttttttccatttatgccaatttttaaagttttaaacattttcctacAAATGCTTTTCTGACTATCCTAGTTCATGGTGGTTTTCTCTGCTTCCAAGTCTTAGTGGCTTTACAGGATAGGTGTATCTTTCTTATTTGTTATGTGACTGTcacattgttgattttttttggggggtagcaCTTTTCTCCATGTCCCCCAAGCCACCCCATGCATGGAAGGAAGGATGTGGTAGGATGAAGCAGATTACAAAGCTATGATCCATCCTTACCTGAGCCCGCAATGCTGGTGAGTTTGCTTCGTTCAAGTGGGGGAGCCCATTTTGCCCAAATTGTAAACTGACCTGTCCATGCCATTCCCTGAAATGAAAAGCATTCAGACTCTTGATCTCTAGTAGAATTTAGGAACCCATATCCCtcccagaaagagaaagtagctgggcagggggaaggatggattgaGGGCTTGGGATTAGcacatgcacactattgtatatgggaTGAATGGTCTACAgggatctgctgtacagcacagggaactctacccaatactctgtgataacctatatgggaaaagaatttgaaaaagaatggatatgtgtatatacatacataattgaatcactttgttgtacaacagaaatcatcccaacattgcaaatcaactatacttcaatgaaacttaaaaaaaagaaaaagaaaaagaaagagcctgGATACCTGGGCCATGCCCTGGACTGTCCGAATCACAATAACCAGAATCACTCCGAAATCAGCAGCCAGTGGTGTAAAGAGGGTGAGAAGGGAGGAGATCAGCAAACCAGCACCAAGCATCTGTTTTGCTCCAAATATCCCGGCTAAATAGCCACTTGGGATCAAAGTCAGTATTATCCCATAGCTGATGGAGCTAAAGATGATACCCTGAGTCTCTGGGCTCCATTCATACACAGAGGCctggggggaagaaaaggaaattttcttgCTAAGTTCTTTCATGAAAATCTACTTTACAGCCAGAGCTGCTTGGAGTTGGTGGGACCCTCCTATAAAATATCAATTTTGGTTTTCCTCTATTTATTGCAGAACTTAAATATTCCACCTTTTCCAACTATACCCTTAATTTGCTCCtctcagagggagaaaaaaatagagaaaataaagaagaaaagagataaagaaatggTTACATAGGTAGATGTTAGGAAgatgtaaatgaaataagccattgAGTGATATTTCATCTATCAGAGAAATATAGTAAAAGAGCTTCTTTTTAACTATTTTGGTTCTGGTAAAATTTGGGTGACATGCTGTCtctcatttcaaaaaataagaaaaatacatcttTACTGAACTCATATCAAATTTAGAAATCATGGTCTGCCTTAGCAGGGCCGATTTCCTAAAATATATATCACACACTAATAAGATCACATTTTTCTTCTGATCTAAC from Sus scrofa isolate TJ Tabasco breed Duroc chromosome 7, Sscrofa11.1, whole genome shotgun sequence encodes:
- the SLC17A2 gene encoding sodium-dependent phosphate transport protein 3 isoform X2, which gives rise to MDKKPSTRKGPEFCSLRYGLALIMHFSNFTMITQRVSLSIAIIAMVNGTQQPGLLNASTERPLAFTLNHSNRSIKEFNTGASVYEWSPETQGIIFSSISYGIILTLIPSGYLAGIFGAKQMLGAGLLISSLLTLFTPLAADFGVILVIVIRTVQGMAQGMAWTGQFTIWAKWAPPLERSKLTSIAGSGAAFGSFIILCVGGLISQALGWPFIFYIFGSTGCVCCLLWFTVIYDDPLHHPCITAREKEHIVSSLAQQSSSPRRSVPIKAMVRCLPLWAIFTGFFSHFWLCTIIITYLPTYISSVLHVNIRDSGVLSSLPFIAASSCTILGGQLADFLLSRKLLRLITVRKLFSSLDMQVSSWGSQGDLGSSRESSPPLPPDSLSVRILCLDGGMSFSWLLLSTYLAWFFTSHLDKQKSRTGPKRGLLPASKNIEL
- the SLC17A2 gene encoding sodium-dependent phosphate transport protein 3 isoform X1, which produces MDKKPSTRKGPEFCSLRYGLALIMHFSNFTMITQRVSLSIAIIAMVNGTQQPGLLNASTERPLAFTLNHSNRSIKEFNTGASVYEWSPETQGIIFSSISYGIILTLIPSGYLAGIFGAKQMLGAGLLISSLLTLFTPLAADFGVILVIVIRTVQGMAQGMAWTGQFTIWAKWAPPLERSKLTSIAGSGAAFGSFIILCVGGLISQALGWPFIFYIFGSTGCVCCLLWFTVIYDDPLHHPCITAREKEHIVSSLAQQSSSPRRSVPIKAMVRCLPLWAIFTGFFSHFWLCTIIITYLPTYISSVLHVNIRDSGVLSSLPFIAASSCTILGGQLADFLLSRKLLRLITVRKLFSSLGLLLPSLCAVALPFVASSYITTIILLILIPGTSNLCDSGFIINTLDVAPRYASFLMGISRGFGLIAGIISSTATGFLISQDSVSGWRNVFFLAAAVNIFGLVFYLTFGQAEIQDWAKERTLTRL